Proteins encoded together in one Flavobacterium keumense window:
- a CDS encoding carbohydrate kinase family protein yields MEKKYALSAVSFGEVLFDLFPTHKKIGGAPLNVALRMKSLGVKTKIISKVGLDEEGQEIIDYLKSKEIDVSFIQKSKEYRTGVVHVMINEKGNASYDIAYPSAWDKIEPDEDLLSLVSNSDVFIFGSLICRDEVSKNSLFSIINHSNYSVFDVNLRQPYYTKENLIDLMKASDFIKLNDEELFELSQMLESPFNSFEQNIRFIASQMGSSQICVTKGAFGAVLFYNDKFYYNSGYFIKVADTVGAGDSFLASLVTKLLRGDSPQKSLNFACAIGALVASKEGANPEISEKEIKKFMMLKEFKNSVQ; encoded by the coding sequence ATGGAAAAAAAATATGCACTAAGTGCAGTTAGTTTTGGAGAGGTTTTGTTTGATTTATTTCCAACCCATAAAAAAATCGGAGGAGCGCCTTTAAATGTAGCGCTAAGAATGAAATCGTTGGGTGTAAAAACAAAAATTATTAGTAAAGTTGGATTAGATGAAGAGGGTCAAGAGATAATTGATTATTTGAAATCCAAAGAAATAGATGTCTCTTTTATTCAAAAATCCAAAGAATACAGAACAGGAGTTGTACATGTAATGATAAATGAAAAAGGGAATGCGTCATATGATATTGCATATCCTTCTGCTTGGGATAAAATTGAACCAGACGAAGATTTACTTTCTTTAGTATCAAATTCGGATGTGTTTATTTTTGGGAGTTTAATTTGTAGAGATGAGGTGTCAAAAAATTCTTTATTCTCTATTATTAATCATTCAAATTATTCAGTATTTGATGTCAATTTGAGGCAACCGTATTATACAAAAGAAAATTTAATTGATTTAATGAAAGCGTCTGATTTCATTAAATTAAATGATGAAGAGTTATTCGAATTATCTCAAATGTTAGAGTCCCCATTCAATTCATTTGAGCAGAATATCCGTTTCATAGCTTCTCAAATGGGGTCGAGTCAAATTTGTGTTACGAAAGGTGCGTTTGGTGCTGTTTTGTTTTATAATGACAAGTTTTATTATAATAGTGGGTATTTTATAAAAGTAGCTGATACGGTGGGAGCGGGGGATTCATTTTTAGCTTCTTTAGTAACGAAACTTTTGCGTGGAGATTCACCTCAAAAGTCACTAAATTTTGCATGTGCAATAGGAGCATTAGTTGCTTCAAAAGAAGGAGCTAATCCTGAAATTTCAGAAAAAGAAATTAAAAAATTTATGATGTTGAAAGAGTTTAAAAATAGTGTGCAATAA
- a CDS encoding DUF4960 domain-containing protein, which translates to MKSPQGVTLSPESGSTVNLTTPLELKATVNGKVRKYIINARVLPSQIAFVNDAASINDILDDDVKAAALWAQSIYGNKFVYIPFSDLTTEKLKSVNVVFFYYDTIGTSALPQGSIDKKSILIQYVVEGGKMLLGGMATSYAELLGRDKSGMLTIKDNGAGGNNPDIWTIDGGVNYVNDQRNHPIYNFSNVIPTDSNGFVRIIDGGFKENHNTLWDIAPLLGPGHQKGQFAEFERLYGGKVIGLWGGVTDECCPGIIEFKANSVYSGTIIAIGIGGMEWSMNDGRTNPYDGNVRGIYKNAINYLQTK; encoded by the coding sequence ATGAAAAGTCCTCAGGGTGTAACATTAAGTCCTGAATCTGGTTCCACAGTTAATCTTACAACACCATTAGAGTTGAAAGCTACTGTGAATGGGAAAGTTAGAAAATATATAATAAATGCTAGAGTTTTACCAAGTCAGATTGCCTTTGTTAATGATGCAGCATCTATTAATGATATTTTAGACGATGATGTAAAAGCTGCAGCGTTATGGGCTCAATCTATTTACGGGAATAAATTTGTTTATATTCCTTTCTCAGATTTAACTACTGAAAAATTAAAATCAGTCAATGTAGTTTTCTTTTACTATGACACTATAGGAACATCTGCTTTACCTCAAGGAAGTATTGATAAAAAAAGTATTTTAATTCAATATGTTGTTGAAGGTGGTAAGATGTTGCTTGGTGGTATGGCCACAAGTTATGCTGAATTATTAGGTAGAGATAAAAGTGGGATGTTAACTATTAAAGACAATGGTGCAGGAGGTAATAATCCTGATATATGGACAATTGATGGGGGAGTCAATTACGTTAATGACCAACGCAATCATCCTATTTATAATTTTAGTAATGTAATACCAACTGATTCAAATGGATTTGTACGAATTATTGATGGTGGGTTTAAAGAAAATCATAATACTTTATGGGACATTGCTCCATTATTAGGGCCTGGACATCAAAAAGGGCAATTTGCTGAATTTGAAAGATTATATGGTGGTAAGGTAATAGGGCTATGGGGAGGAGTAACTGATGAATGTTGTCCAGGTATTATCGAGTTTAAAGCAAATTCTGTATATTCAGGTACAATTATAGCTATTGGAATTGGTGGGATGGAATGGTCTATGAATGATGGAAGAACGAATCCTTATGATGGAAATGTAAGAGGAATTTATAAAAACGCGATTAATTATTTGCAAACAAAATAA
- a CDS encoding winged helix-turn-helix transcriptional regulator, with protein MDKNTSNLEVTNISFTKFISNPYDCPVTRTMSFIGGKWKPIILYCLSQQTMRYGKLRFYIPAISSKVLTQELKELEFLGLIDRQVFKELPPRVEYTLTKTGESLKPVLKVLCDWGKSTGIELEKVKTKVI; from the coding sequence ATGGATAAAAATACAAGTAACCTAGAGGTAACCAATATATCTTTCACAAAATTTATTTCTAATCCATACGATTGTCCGGTAACGCGAACTATGTCTTTTATAGGAGGTAAATGGAAACCTATCATTTTGTATTGTTTGTCACAACAAACTATGCGGTATGGAAAATTAAGATTTTATATTCCCGCCATATCAAGCAAGGTGTTAACACAGGAGCTTAAAGAACTCGAATTTCTGGGTTTAATAGACCGGCAAGTTTTTAAAGAACTTCCCCCTAGAGTTGAATACACTTTGACTAAAACGGGTGAATCTCTAAAGCCGGTCTTGAAAGTACTTTGTGATTGGGGGAAATCAACAGGGATTGAATTGGAAAAAGTTAAAACTAAAGTTATTTGA
- a CDS encoding SDR family NAD(P)-dependent oxidoreductase, which translates to MKKGIIIIGMGKGLSLGIAKKFGSEGYQVGMISRNEQNLKAYQSELATENIESLYATADVSNENELITALEKLKDNMSNVNILQYNAVDYRMVPVLEETAETLTNGFKISVANALTAVKYLLPTLAENKGSVLLTGGGTANYPYSGMSSISLGKAGIRNLTFQLNDALKEKEIYVGSVTICNMISEDSATHNPTILATKFWELNESRNEVEITY; encoded by the coding sequence ATGAAAAAAGGAATAATTATTATTGGAATGGGTAAAGGATTGAGTTTAGGAATTGCAAAAAAATTTGGTTCAGAAGGCTATCAAGTTGGGATGATTAGTAGAAATGAACAGAATTTAAAAGCTTATCAATCAGAACTTGCAACTGAAAACATTGAATCTTTGTATGCTACTGCAGATGTCTCAAATGAAAATGAACTAATTACTGCTTTAGAAAAATTAAAAGACAACATGTCTAATGTGAATATACTGCAATACAATGCGGTTGATTACAGAATGGTTCCTGTTTTAGAAGAAACTGCAGAAACGTTGACAAATGGTTTTAAAATTAGTGTTGCAAATGCGTTAACAGCAGTCAAATATTTACTTCCAACCTTAGCAGAAAACAAAGGTTCTGTTTTATTAACTGGTGGTGGCACTGCCAATTACCCTTATTCAGGCATGTCTAGTATTTCATTAGGGAAAGCCGGTATTAGAAACTTAACTTTTCAATTGAATGATGCTTTGAAAGAAAAGGAAATATACGTTGGATCAGTTACAATTTGCAACATGATTTCAGAAGATAGTGCTACACATAATCCAACCATTTTGGCGACCAAATTCTGGGAGTTAAATGAATCTAGAAACGAAGTTGAAATAACCTATTAA